A single region of the Acidobacteriota bacterium genome encodes:
- a CDS encoding ankyrin repeat domain-containing protein, whose protein sequence is MRGHLASHPDLVRQRIVFEGGNYFRDPTLLEFVAENPVRHDALPPNIVEVARTILDAGARLERRSIDSTLGLVCSGRVPRECGVQVPLIDLLCDAGADPEGAMAAALGHGEFEAVDALIRRGAKVDLAAAAAMGRLDDVRRALSAAGAALRHRALAWAAQFGHAEIVRMLLDAGEDPNRYNPEGAHSHSTPLHQAALAGHMDVVRLLVERGARLDIEDSHHQGTPLGWAEHAGRTEVADYLRGRGDIA, encoded by the coding sequence TTGCGCGGTCACCTGGCGAGCCATCCCGATCTGGTCCGTCAACGAATCGTCTTCGAGGGCGGTAACTACTTCCGCGATCCGACGCTGCTCGAGTTCGTCGCGGAGAACCCGGTGCGTCACGACGCGCTGCCGCCGAACATCGTCGAGGTCGCCCGGACGATTCTCGACGCAGGTGCGCGGTTGGAGCGGCGGAGCATCGACTCGACCCTCGGGCTCGTCTGCTCCGGTCGGGTGCCGCGCGAGTGCGGAGTGCAGGTTCCGCTCATCGACCTTCTATGCGACGCCGGCGCCGACCCCGAGGGCGCCATGGCGGCGGCCCTTGGACACGGGGAGTTCGAGGCGGTGGACGCGTTGATCCGCCGAGGGGCAAAGGTCGACCTGGCCGCGGCGGCCGCGATGGGTCGCCTCGACGACGTGCGCCGGGCGCTATCAGCCGCCGGCGCGGCGCTTCGACATCGAGCGCTCGCCTGGGCGGCGCAGTTCGGACACGCCGAGATCGTCCGAATGCTTCTCGACGCCGGTGAAGACCCGAATCGGTACAATCCGGAAGGGGCCCACTCGCACTCAACGCCGCTGCACCAGGCCGCGCTGGCCGGCCACATGGATGTCGTCCGGCTGCTGGTCGAGAGAGGAGCCCGGCTCGACATCGAGGACAGCCACCACCAGGGGACTCCCCTCGGTTGGGCCGAGCACGCCGGGCGCACCGAGGTGGCCGACTACCTGCGGGGCCGGGGCGACATCGCATGA